The region GATGGACGATTGTCACCTCTGCATCTGGTCGCTCCGTCCGGTTGAAGCGGTGCAACAGCGGAGTAACACTCTGGAAACTCGCGCTGCGCATGTCTTCCAAAGCTGTCGTAATGGCAGGGTCAGCATAGATTTTTGTCTCATCAAAATCGGTGATGGTGAGACCCTGAAGCGAAGTGGTGCGACTTAGCGCCACATACGCCATGCCTGGCTGAAACATGCGTTTCAGGCTCACGACAGCCGACGTCACCGTCATTCCCTGAACTTTGTGGGCTGTACACGCAAAGGCCAGCTTGACGGGGAACTGACGTCTCACGACTCCGCCCTTGCGACCGATGCTCTCCTCGGATCTCTCGACGTACACCAAGTCGTCCGAGGGGCCCAGAAGCTTTTTGCGGAGAGTCTGTCCTGCTGTGGTATTATCTAGTTTAAGTCCAAGAAAGCTCACGACTTTAGGGTCACGTCTGTCAGGCAGAATGGTGGAGATGGTCCCGAAGGTTCCATTGACAAGGCCATCCTCCACGTTGAGATTCCTGATCAGCATAACTCTTGCTCCTTCAGCTGCCATTATGGTGTCAGGCAAATCTCTCTTGGTGCCTTTGATGTTGGGCACAGGCACCTTCCTGCCGGTAGCGACATCCTTCCTGTAGTCCTCGGCCGCTATTTTGACGTCCCCTTTAAGCAGGGAGGCCACGGTGGCTGCGTTGTGACCATCTACCTGCTTGTTGGTGGCAAAGACGTGCAGCGTTCCTGGCGGGCAATCTTTGCCGTCAGAGACGGCTCTCATGAGCAAGCCTCTGTCCGCAGCGCACAGAGGATCTTGCTTGCGCTTGACACGCAGTCGATTGAGGAGTTCGGCGAACGCTCGGTCATCCTTCTGGCGCATGATCTCCGTGAGGTTGACCATGGTGAAGCGCTCTCTCCAGAGATCGAACTCTGTCTCCTCGTAGACACAGAGCGGCTTGGCCCTGCCCAGCGGCGGCAGCTGGTAAAAGTCACCGACTGCGAGAACGGAAATGCCGCCAAAAGGTCTTCGGTTTCCTTTGAGCTGCTGGAATCGCCAGTTGACGTAGGCAAACAGCTTCTTGGAAACCATGGAAATCTCATCGATGATGAGAATTTCCACCGAAGACAAAGTTGCTCGAAGTTCATCAAGTGCATTGCCCAGGCCCTGGTACGGTGGTTCCAGGGACCTGGGAAGCTTAAGGACAGAGTGCAACGTTTTGCCCGCGATGTTAAAGGCTGCCGTGCCCGTGAAGGCAGTCAGAAGGACAGTGGGCTGGGACATGTCAGCTGCGTCCCGGAATCTCGGGAGCTGCCGCAGAATCCTCGTTGCTTCCTCATGAATGCACTTGATGACGTGGGACTTACCGCAACCAGCTCCACCAGAGACAAAGTAGTGGAACGGTTCTGGATCTTGGCCCCACACACGCCGAAGGCACCACTGGCGCACAGCGTAGAAGACGCACGCCTGGGTCTCGTTCAGACTCTGAAACATCTTGCGGACAAAGTCTGGACTTAACCGAGGCGCCTCGATTCGGGGAACGGGTTCACCGACATTCAGGTCTTCAAAGTCGGGCACGGCGTCTTCGTCCTGCTCCTCTGGGATCTTTTCACGGAGCTCAAGACACTCCTGCCGTTCCGCCTCAACCTCGGGTGCGAACGTGTTCCAAGCGTTGAGGACCGGACCGAACTGGACGTTCTGGAGTGCCTTATCCATGCCTCCGCCTCGTCCCTCGAATCGCTTCCTGTTGTGCTCCACGATGTCCTTGACGTCGCGTCGGGATTTGTAGAACTCTTCGTACGAGGTGCGACCCCCGTCGTTGAGTTCGTCGTCAGATCGGTGGGGGAGGTACAGCTTTAGCAGTCGTCTGAAATGTTTCTCTGGCGCCTTGGTCTCAGAGAAGCGCGCATATCGAACGACTGCTGGTTTTCCGGCTGTCCTCTTGGCAATATGTCCTTTGTCACACAAAAGGGCAATGGCACTGGGGCCCTGTGCTTGCTCGCCGTAGACTACCCGGTAGTCTGATGCAAATTCGGCCAGGCACATCCCCTGAAACTCGGGAGTCTTTGGTCTGAACAGGTACTTCTCAGGTACCCCCAACATCCAGACCTCTTCAGACTCGGGTGCCATGTCCTTCAGGCGACTCATAGGAAGACTCATCTTCATGGCTTCCTCGTCCGTCGAGAGGAAAATCACAGACCGCGAGCACTTTTCAGGGGCAAGCTGCACGTGCGAGCCACTGCCTCCTGGGCGCTGACCTCTCGGTGCTTCGCATAGGCCTGCATGATCTTTCTCATTTCCTCACTTTGGTTGAAAGCAGACTCTCTGCTGGTCTTCACGACCGAGTTCAGGATCTCGGTCATCTCGTGCTCCGGCTTGGTGATGTACGACATCATGTACATGGCACAGCAGTACTCGTCCAGGACGTACTGGATGTCCATGTTTGCGTTCCAAGCGCGGAGAAGGTCTGGGTTATAGGCGTTAACCCAACATTCGTTCGGCTGCCGCTTCAGCATGACCACGCTCCCGCTTGTCAGATTTTCGGCGCACTTCAGATAGGCGTCGTGTTCCAAGTCGCATCGACGGAGGAGATCTGACAAGCTCTCAAAGGAGGCCTTCGGATCCATGAGGAGCTCTCTCAGGTGCCGAAGCTTTCCTTTGCTTCCCTTTGCTGCCGACGGATCTGCTCCCTCCGTTCCTTCATCACCTCTTCCTGGTCTTGACCATCTTCCGTTTCCACATCGGCAGCAAAGGGCTCCGTGATCCAGGTGATATCAAACGGCAGCTTGGGGAAGCCATAACGACACACCACGTTTCCCTTTCGGCAAGAGCCGGTGTGGCTCCTGCTGTGTACCTGAACCTCCGAGACGATTTTTGTGGAGCTCCGGGTCCTTCTCGGGGTCAGGCATCTGGCAGGAAATGTGGCGGTCAATGAACTGCATACGGTGTGGTCAAGTCCTCGCCGTACACAGGGGCGTCTTTGACCCACACTagcatgtgaatgtgtgggCTTCCGCGGGCTGAAATTCCACGCGGTAAAAATAATCCTCCACCTCGCCGATGGGCCGCCGCTGGTGAGAGGATCAACTTTGCCATAAGGGCATCCACAACGTTTTTCAACATGCGCATAACGGTGACAGGGTTACTGCGCAAAAAATGTCCACTTGGCCTTTCCAGTCCATTTCGGAAAGTCACCAGTGGTTTGTCCTTGCTGAGATTTGATGACCCCAATTATTTCAGGCCATCTCATCTCAGCTGCcgaaaaagtcaaaaagaacGTCGGTTTGCCGAGTTGCCTGAGCATAGCATGCAAATCTCTCAGGCTTTTATTCCAATATGCGGGTGTGCCTCTCAGAGGCTGCATAAATCGCATGGCCTCTTTGGCCTGAATTAatctctccacctcctctttgTCCTGGAGCATGGAGTTTTTGATGGCACGCCCGTCTTTTGTGCGCATCTTTCCTTTGCGCATTTGTATCGACATACTTCCTCTCGCGAGGTTCGTCTCCGTTACAAACTGCGCAAAAAAAGGTAAGTCTGGTCCTCGGCAAACCGCGTGTCTGCCCCGAAAAGCCTGGCGTTAAAGTATCTGCTGGGTGAAAGTTTGATGGGACGGTCTTCATCCAGCGTGTTCTCTCCNNNNNNNNNNNNNNNNNNNNNNNNNNNNNNNNNNNNNNNNNNNNNNNNNNNNNNNNNNNNNNNNNNNNNNNNNNNNNNNNNNNNNNNNNNNNNNNNNNNNatctcggcactgcacatgctatagcgcccctacagtattttcaacaaacagccccccagcacgtttcacctacatccatgaaatttgggaggcttatagagcacatcaggacgcacaaaaaagcctcttggagccatgtcctaaatccaacaggaagtcggccatcttggattaattgtgagatttttgatgatttttctcatttttgagagttaataccttctaggggataattccaggagacctgaaattttgtcagtccacacagcaggacttggtgatgaaaagttatcaaaagtttaaccagaagccaaatggcgtggccatggcgaccatcagagttttgatgcttctccatgaaacaacaactgctgtataactctcttctgcatgctccaatctgcctcaaactttacatgtgtgatcacaatccaatcctgatcacatcgacaggccaacagacactctcagttgcagcgccacctgttggggggacagtaaatgctgtataactggcctctacatgatcaaatcagcctgaaacttttcatgagtgatcagagtccaaccctcatcacatccactgtttgaaatacactctgagttacagcaccacctggtggtggatgggcaggaaatgctgtataactagtctgaacatgctccatctggctgaaattttacgtgtgattaaactctggtccagatgtgattcagaggccggcacacactctcagtcacagtgccacctgatggacgtgcatggattcgccgaccagcgtggatgcgaggacccgtccatcgctgcttgcagctttaatgttttgtttgatttttcttgaaatggcttttattttgcttgtaattgttttactgtgttttttacattttaaaaacatttcctttaatcgttgctattcttttaactgttttactgttttgttgtttgatggtgaacgcttgtgtaactgctgcacaacaaattgcccgggtcgttggggtcaaatccagaattcagtggcagaattacagatcttttctggactggtatcaacatctgatccccaaggagaaactagaaagtgctggtggtctgaattgaccctgctgccattaagacctaaatctggacgttgatgttgtatgtttttcatattgtacatttctccagtaatgtaacttaacggAAAGTCTGGGGATGAAGAGATCCTTgtggtacaatcccatcagtgtatgcttttcatattgtatactgacagtcaatagaaactttgaggtagaaatgtacgcagaattctacttgtaggggggttgtaattattcattgtggatttactgatgatctagtgccctggtagttgagataatgatgatttattttgtcatgactcattgcacatgggttggtcactttgcaaaagtgaaccaaatacacaccaagcgatactcagtgagtatccgCACAATTtcagaatgggttttgaaggcctataaaaaggccaccattgttagtccagtgaacagcatcatgtcgcgtctatcacatgaacaacgtctctgggcactgggtatggtggaggccggtttgagctacagtgatgtagccaggcttatgggctgttcccaacccacaatcagaagcctggtccaaagcatgcgccgacggattgctgccagcatcgaagcaaatggaggccatactcggtatttgttttgtcttttgtgaaattctttattttgaaatcattcttgaaactttagatttttgtttctgtatgccaatatgctaaacaaataaaattatgttgaaaaatatggtctcaacgtttttaatgactgtcagtgtacatttctccagtaatgtaacttaacggaaagtctggggatcaagagatcctggtggtgcaatcccatcagtcccagccctgctttgcttttcacagtgatggacagattttactacccaatattctaaaactgccgtgcagaaagctgaaacCTATaggcctgtgaaaatagttttgttgacattgtgagtgtgctgttgacaaatttctaggtttctaatgacaaagctgctagcatgtctgcagattcttgatcttgtttcagcttcatgtccaactacatggaattgagacttttaggttcaattttttcatgattgctcttccatcactgcctctgtttttatctttgtcttttgttacagaaatgtaaacacagcaatggagtgagatgtcggacctctgaggtggataaggatggttcagcaacaacagcaaaaagagatgaatcactgagttgtgagcaatgttgcaagacttttatcacagcaacaaagctaagaattcacaaatgtattcacactgtggacaaaccattgagctgtgatcagtgtggaaaggcttttactaagaagagtactctagcaaaacatcaactcatccacagtggagttaaaccattcagctgtaaacggtgtggaaaggcttttactcagaagagtcacttaaaaagacatcaactcattcacagtggatttaaaccattcagctgtgatcagtgtggaaaggcttttactgacaagagtcacttaaaaagacatcaatacattcacagtggagttaaaccattcaactgtgatcagtgtggaaagggttttactcacaagagtacgTTAAGagatcatcaactcattcacagtggagttaaaccattcaactgtgatcagtgtggaaaggcttttccTCACAAGAGTaatttaaaaagtcatcaactcattcacagtggagttaaaccattcaactgtgatcagtgtggaaagaccTTTACTGtcaagagtcacttaaaaagacatcaactcattcacagtggagttaaaccattcaactgtgatcagtgtggaaaggcttttactgacaagagaaacttaaaaagtcatcaactcattcacagtagagttaaaccattcagctgtgatcagtgtgtgaaaacctttactcaacatgaacagttgttgatttatcaatgcccccattctggtagaaagcggtaccactgtgactcctgtgaaaaaactttcaagaaccaacaaagcttaaaatgtcaccaacgcatccacactggacatgatgtgtatgtatgtgatcactgtggcaaACTATTTGTACagtactcacagttaaaagctcatgaagtgacccacactggggttaaaccatacatttgtgaccagtgtgggaagcGCTACAGCTCCATTGCatacctcaaagttcaccaacgtgtccacactggggagacaccatacagatgtgatgagtgtaagaagacttttacaactttgggttccctgaaacaacaccagcagatccacaccagaaagaaagcatggAATCaatgtcacagtgaggtatgtaaagactggtctcagtcacagtgtacacacaattatgTATTGGATCATTTTGCTATTGctgcaaacatttttcaaaactgttttgatcaactgtggtcagttgaattctgttaacacattatcagctatcgttcagtctaacctgtattcgttttgacacagaaatctggtccaggttaatctgggggTGAAGGTTAGATTAGGAATTGTGACGAAATCGGACAACTGAGTGTTAAATTCCAACGggtaaaagtgtcttcagatgtcatttggggtgctctctATCTCAGACAAGCATCAGTTCTtcatgctgcaggaaacactgacgttctctgtgttgtttgttgtttccaagcagaacggaaGAGATGGACAAagtctcagacttgtcagcactctgccaatggtgaacagtgctgctttgaccacTCTGGACCAACATCCAACCAACAAGAaaccctacaacgacaccagcgtatgcacactggacacagactgaacccctgccaagaagatttctccatgcagggttcaataaaagttcatgaagtcctccacaaacttaaagtccttgagatccggcttcaagagaattcaggtctaatttcttgtttagtgtctttgttgcttcgttgcaaaatccattaagaggaaagctgtcgttaacagacgtgactggtaAATGAATGaaaccattcaaagtggttactcagttaaatgaTTATCAGTGGCAGAGGGATAGAtgtctggatggaggcagtgagcagcagggtgAATTTCCTTGATTACCACCTTAATTGTTCCTCAGATCCCctgggctgcaggaacccgttagatgcagagctggttcagtgattctctgatggttaatcataattaatttagGAGATTACTGACCGTaggtatctatctatccatctataatctatcatctatctatagGAATCTTAATATTGAACAAGTAGATCAACTAATCTCTGATTGTGTGTGagttgaaatataaaacatgaagtgttctaTGAAAAGTCCAATCTGTTGAAAGCTGACATGTCGTTTAGATCattctttgtaaattagctgcatccagtcattaccatgacTATGGCATCATGGAACCATGACCACATGTATGTGTCTGGAGATGTGGCATTTTTATAACAGCatattttcatgctttgacaGATACAGTGAGGATAAAAAAACGTTTCAGACACCCTGAAAATTTACACATCTAAATCATCATGAAATATTGTTAgtcttttttgtggtttctaagggtgtggctgcatcagacagacacaaatacaaatgatatattttttgtttgttacaagaaaaacactaaCAAACTAATTCCTACCAATTTCTCGTTTTATGGAACCAGTCcaatttcagtttttcatgtctttttggatgtgtttaatttttatgAATTGTACTAAAATCATGAATCTTTGAGACTCAAAGTgttcttaatgcagtatttcagaaatgtatgggatgtccaaaaacttttttccactgctgcaTTTAACAACAATCTGATCTGCTGTTGTTggcaagacaaacaagtgaaggtttcaggcttttatctagaattgttcttgagataattcatcttcaaacagcctcaaatttcaatgtgagaaaagaaaaacgagtgaaactgggtctacagtccactgaaaaacctctaagaaagTATCTGACATATTGGGTGATGTGTATGACCCAGCACCCACAGCTGGTTGGGTGTCATGTggctctgtgttctgattggatGATTGTCCAACCACTGCCACAAGTATGAAGGTCATCCTGCAGGCGTGGCAGGAACACGGAGTGGAAACACAATATATGTGTTCATCTGGCCATGCTGAGGGAACCCTCTGCTTCAAGCTAGTGGAGAACATCATAGTAGGTAGAGTCCCTAATATTATCAGAGTATCGACATGACGGGTCcgaaaaattttggtcacgtgatctatatgtgccattttgtttcctattcatgaacgccgggttttctgttaacgttgtttacactgcagagagtaattctaggtcctttttcgcttcctaaatacctgaaaaaatgatgggctgttgtgcctttgggtgcacaaatcgatcgtagaagggattccacatgtttagatttcccagtaatagtcaaagaaggaaactgtgggaaaataaagtccggagagtgggatggaaaccgacttcatcgtttttgtgccaggttagtcccatgtttgtactttcatgttatgatgtatgggtgaatgacagatagaaaagtttgatgtgattttaggcagttgtggttattttgactttgaccatattcatgcatggagatgtgttACTGGTGACTGTTGGGTAccgtaacccgttaaacttccgtattcgggccgtcttgagatgtgcaaacgtattttgctaaattgaccaaagctgcaaactcgatgacagaaacattatacacccatggaaagcttagattctcatgaatccaccggtataaaccactttcaaatgtgattaccacagcgggtaatataaacacatttgtccaacaaataacataaacagcaaaactcacctttgaatcctcataactagtcacagatgaaaatattccactaaaaacggccataatccaaccttggacatccagaaaaaacaagccagtaatattttgtccaaaacatgtcttcaaatcagtaaacaatccacaagtAGCAAGTTtttgtgaatgtgcacctcgcactgcgcgtcccatattgagtgaatggaaacaaaatggcttcaaatccccagttgtcgctgCTCTGATAATACAGAGGCTCTAATAGTAGGTGCTGGTTACTGCCCCCTACAGGTCTCTACACAGTCCTTAATCCTGGAGAattagaaaatgactaaaaatatatttcaactttatataataaaaaattaacttgCACTCGACTTCTCACATGACTAATTAACCCTGTCCTGTGAgtcaaaattgactcgttttaaagtttgaaaatgtgggaaaaaatatatattttcacagtgaaacttctgatgtccacgttttcaacatttttgggaaatctttgaacatttttaggtggaaataaaaacttaaaaatatttctaaagaacattcacaaaaaaatcaaccaaaatccagtgaaattcactggattgttgatgatgtttttaaagaaaatattagaagttttactgaaatgcatataatcactttagatatttttaggattttttttggaagatttttactcattttttaaaaaatagttacaacaattttcttgccaaatttgggtgattttttgaaaagaaaacttttataaaattactggaattttcttcctgaaggttttacaaattttcagaaatttgaggtttttttttatttttttcgacaaggaaacaatgttttttggtaCCTgtaaaatgaggacaacaggagggttaaaacattaaaaggcaTCATTATTAAGGTTTCTTTTATGaaacgtttttcatcaacaagtacacaaaatagattaaaaatataatctaacatatttactgattaataactttgaatttcttctttatgttgttCTTCTGCATAACTCACTATTTCAAACTGGCTCATGTTACTTCCATGTGATCTGCCATTAAAACGACCACATTCTaccataaacactgtaaataataacacaCCTGCTCAAAGTTAAAGGCCAACATACGACCCAAACATAACATGGATTTGGTGCCACTTTCAACTAAGATGATCTCTTCTGTTAAACAAACCGTTGATTGTGAATCTTTTTCCAGATATGAAGCTGCTCCTTCCAGgtccacagacagtaaacaaaacaaagctctctgtaaaaaccctcagaatgttgaatagaataaatgtggacagtttcatgactggaagagaagatttctggatcattttgtgtctcatttgtgtcattatgtgttttgttttgttcagtttacgtctttctgtcaggttttaaacattttgcatcttttcatgttatttttcttccattttggtcattttgtgccttaattttgaccattttgtggttcattttggtcattctgtgtgtttttaagtttgtttctgtttaaaattgttcatcttgttagtTCTTTTGATCAGTTCACGTCTATTTCATCATTCTTTGACTCAGTGGCCATTTctatttcagttttcatctcatttttgctctgaattgctcattttatatctcattttagtcattttccatcactttcaggttgtttttgttcaattttggtcattttccatcttattggatcattttgtgcatttcagcatgtctttagaaaaataaatgtatcaatcagacagtaaatgatctatgaacaaacctccttcagaatgttgaatagaataaatttgGACCGTGATGAATGTAagtaaagatttctggatcagtttggtcattttgaggctaATTTTGGTCGTGTTTTTATCtaattcaggtcatttttttgtctctctttgtgccATTTGTCCACCAGAGGACAAATGGTTCAATCACAGAATGAGGGTAtgtattgaaaaaatatcatcCAAAATTAGTCCAGAGTAGTGActataatttgaattttaatacacTTAACCAAGTGCtataggtggaaaaaaaacatgtttacacagcatgatgttgctttgtgatgttgcaactgacatgctgatttcaaaatggaagcattttaatttctaatgctCTCATAGAAGATGACTGGTCAATAAAATTGACTCCTGTGACTCTGATGTCATGCAGAGTCTTTATGCTATGATGTGGAAagggtgaaagaagacagactggacatttctgagtgaaactGAACAGGGCATGTACTGATTCATAAAAAACAAGTGTAGTATTATCTTTAATCAAGCCTTACATAGTATTTACTAGCTGAAGTACTTCGGTTTTGAACACAAGAATTACTTGTCAAGACGACGTTGACTGGAGCTCTGCTACAGAAAGgcagttcattttctgctggGGTTCATAACATACAAGATTTCTCAAATCTACAGagatgtttttgattttaaattagAGTTACcttaaattaataatatatatttttgatactttccctaaaaaaactctaaaaaagctTCAGGTGTAGCTGCTGGAAAAGAGCCTGCAAGTCACATGGTGGGACATGTGAACATAGTTCAAGGAAGCAAGGCTGGGAGCAAGAGCCCAAACAGAGGAGGTAAAAGAAAAGGTCAAACTACAGGTATGtagaacatgttttaatgtcaaTCCAATTATGTCTGACTATTTGCTGAGTCAGTGAAAGTTATCTTATAGAgcaatgtttgtattatttcaatactgagatattgttgcagtgtcatttgtcatttgtttccatttggaTGTATTGTACAGTTAGATTCTATTGAGTTTCCATACCACATTACATTGCTGTTAAGGTGTCTGAATCATTCAGTGAGGGTTTGGTCATGTACTACTATAAGGCCgtgcataaaaagaaaatcaagcctGTTCCAGTGTTGCTCTTGTCCCCTCtgttaaatggcatcaaaacaATGGTCAACGTGAACAAATCATGAGTGTTGACATTGACTCACAACAGTACCTCTCAACTGTTCTAATTTTGATCTGTTTAGGAGAACAATGTGATGAGTGCACCGAGAGATCCAATACAGGgagctttcctttttcaaagatcattagaaggacagaagacaaagtaagtttcagcaaacagctttttattttctaatgagCCAATCTATAgtatttaaagtgcagagttaTTTGTGTTAGATTTGAACAAAATCCTTCCAACAGTGTAAGGACTTAGTCTTTCTACTTTCATTTGCAATTGTTCTAGAAACCTATCATCTGGGTCAGGTGGTCACTCTGC is a window of Acanthochromis polyacanthus isolate Apoly-LR-REF ecotype Palm Island chromosome 13, KAUST_Apoly_ChrSc, whole genome shotgun sequence DNA encoding:
- the LOC127536803 gene encoding uncharacterized protein LOC127536803; this encodes MKMSLPMSRLKDMAPESEEVWMLGVPEKYLFRPKTPEFQGMCLAEFASDYRVVYGEQAQGPSAIALLCDKGHIAKRTAGKPAVVRYARFSETKAPEKHFRRLLKLYLPHRSDDELNDGGRTSYEEFYKSRRDVKDIVEHNRKRFEGRGGGMDKALQNVQFGPVLNAWNTFAPEVEAERQECLELREKIPEEQDEDAVPDFEDLNVGEPVPRIEAPRLSPDFVRKMFQSLNETQACVFYAVRQWCLRRVWGQDPEPFHYFVSGGAGCGKSHVIKCIHEEATRILRQLPRFRDAADMSQPTVLLTAFTGTAAFNIAGKTLHSVLKLPRSLEPPYQGLGNALDELRATLSSVEILIIDEISMVSKKLFAYVNWRFQQLKGNRRPFGGISVLAVGDFYQLPPLGRAKPLCVYEETEFDLWRERFTMVNLTEIMRQKDDRAFAELLNRLRVKRKQDPLCAADRGLLMRAVSDGKDCPPGTLHVFATNKQVDGHNAATVASLLKGDVKIAAEDYRKDVATGRKVPVPNIKGTKRDLPDTIMAAEGARVMLIRNLNVEDGLVNGTFGTISTILPDRRDPKVVSFLGLKLDNTTAGQTLRKKLLGPSDDLVYVERSEESIGRKGGVVRRQFPVKLAFACTAHKVQGMTVTSAVVSLKRMFQPGMAYVALSRTTSLQGLTITDFDETKIYADPAITTALEDMRSASFQSVTPLLHRFNRTERPDAEVTIVHHNTQGLPSHMVDLKLHHELRLADVLCLTETHLSGSSVSSSFDLEGYTVFHRSRQACYTTCRDMASKAGGGVAVYCRSALMAEAPSCMGRVTDLECLVVKVEVPVKVLIATVYRPPDFGLQKFLPNLNALLDTLELLDHHPIVVCGDFNEDLLSRGKKSIRDALLSRGYNQLITESTTDKNTVIDHIYISQPEKCVQSGVLQTYYSYHSPVYCILTG